A single Tuberibacillus sp. Marseille-P3662 DNA region contains:
- the xylB gene encoding xylulokinase, with protein MEYVIGVDLGTSAVKVLLVNQQGQVEAECSKEYPLYHDRTGYSEQDPDDWVKKTEAALQELVEQTGIRPATIKGLSFSGQMHGLVLVNEKGQPLRRAILWNDTRTTEECQDIEAAVGLDTFLAITKNRALEGFTLPKLLWVKKHEPDIYQQAHGFLLPKDYVRYQLTGDFAMEYSDAAGTLLLDIANQAWSTEIADKVGVDIQLCPPLVESQACVGTIMPEVSERTGLGPETRVFAGGADNACGAIGAGVLSEGKTMCSAGTSGVVLSYEAAGNLDFGGKVHYFNHAKSDAFYNMGVTLAAGYSLDWFRKTFAEDTSFSELFQKIAEVPVGSRGLLFTPYIVGERTPHADADIRGAFIGADASHMKWDFARAVVEGITFSLNESMNILKNSGKKITSVVSIGGGAKSNEWLQIQADIFNAPIVKLENEQGPGMGAAMIAAVGSDWFASLQDCADAFIKTEKVIEPREEHVSTYETLFAVYQDVYDQTKGLTHALKQFRG; from the coding sequence GTGGAGTATGTAATAGGTGTTGACCTTGGAACGAGTGCCGTCAAAGTTCTGCTCGTCAATCAGCAAGGGCAGGTAGAAGCTGAATGTTCAAAAGAATATCCGTTGTATCATGACCGTACGGGTTATAGTGAACAAGATCCAGATGATTGGGTGAAAAAAACGGAAGCTGCGTTGCAAGAACTTGTGGAGCAGACAGGTATCCGCCCGGCAACAATTAAGGGACTGAGTTTCTCGGGACAAATGCATGGTCTCGTGTTAGTGAATGAAAAAGGTCAGCCACTTCGTCGAGCGATTTTATGGAACGACACACGAACAACTGAGGAATGTCAGGATATTGAGGCAGCTGTTGGTTTGGATACATTCTTAGCTATTACGAAAAATCGGGCTTTAGAAGGTTTTACGTTGCCGAAATTGCTTTGGGTGAAAAAACATGAACCGGATATTTATCAGCAGGCACACGGATTTTTATTGCCGAAAGATTACGTGCGTTATCAATTAACGGGAGATTTCGCTATGGAATATTCCGATGCTGCTGGAACATTATTACTAGATATTGCGAATCAAGCATGGAGCACTGAAATCGCTGATAAAGTTGGTGTTGATATCCAACTATGTCCCCCGCTCGTTGAATCACAAGCGTGTGTTGGAACAATAATGCCCGAAGTTTCTGAGCGAACCGGGCTTGGTCCGGAGACACGCGTGTTTGCTGGTGGGGCTGATAACGCTTGCGGAGCGATTGGCGCTGGGGTTTTATCTGAAGGCAAAACAATGTGCAGCGCTGGTACATCAGGTGTCGTGCTCTCATATGAAGCAGCCGGGAATCTTGATTTCGGAGGCAAAGTGCACTATTTTAATCATGCCAAGAGTGATGCTTTTTATAATATGGGTGTGACGCTCGCAGCGGGATATAGCTTGGATTGGTTCAGGAAGACATTCGCGGAAGATACGTCATTTTCTGAGTTGTTTCAAAAGATCGCTGAGGTGCCAGTAGGCTCAAGAGGACTGCTGTTCACACCTTATATTGTGGGCGAGCGGACGCCGCATGCGGATGCTGATATCAGGGGCGCGTTTATCGGTGCAGATGCCAGCCATATGAAGTGGGATTTTGCACGGGCTGTCGTTGAAGGGATTACATTTTCATTAAATGAATCGATGAATATCTTAAAAAATAGCGGTAAAAAGATAACATCGGTGGTGTCTATCGGTGGCGGCGCCAAAAGCAATGAGTGGCTGCAGATTCAAGCAGATATATTTAACGCGCCTATTGTCAAATTGGAAAATGAGCAAGGCCCTGGTATGGGCGCAGCAATGATCGCGGCTGTCGGATCTGATTGGTTCGCCTCATTACAGGATTGTGCTGATGCGTTTATTAAGACGGAAAAAGTCATTGAACCGAGGGAGGAACATGTCAGTACCTATGAAACGTTGTTCGCAGTCTACCAAGATGTGTATGACCAGACCAAGGGGCTAACGCACGCTTTGAAACAGTTTCGCGGTTAG